In the genome of Bradyrhizobium sp. CB3481, the window ATGACCCATTTCGTCAACCCGACGAAGGTCAGCGACATCGTCCAGCATCTGGTCGGGCTCACCGACGGTGGCGCGGACTACACGTTCGACTGCACCGGCAACACCAACGTGATGCGGCAGGCCCTCGAAGCCTGCCATCGCGGCTGGGGCGTCTCGGTCATCATCGGCGTCGCGGAGTCGGGCAAGGAGATCGCAACCCGCCCGTTCCAGCTCGTGACCGGCCGCGTCTGGAAGGGCACGGCGTTCGGCGGCGCGCGCGGCCGCACCGACGTGCCGAAGATCGTCGACTGGTACATGAACGGAAAAATCGAGATCGATCCGATGATCACGCATGTCCTCAAGCTGGAAGAGATTAACCAGGGGTTCGATCTCATGCACCAGGGCAAGTCGATCCGCTCGGTAGTCGTGTTCTGAATAAGGGAACGTCAAACACAAGGAGGATAGGCCCATGACTGTTCATATCCACCCATCGGTCGACAGCGGCGTCAAGCAGGGGTCTGGCAATTTCGCCGGCGGCACCCTTGTTTGCAAATGCACGGACAGGCCGGTCAAGGTCGCCATCAAGGGCGACGTTGCCCATAACCATGCTTGCGGCTGCACCAAATGCTGGAAGCCCTCGGGGGCGACCTTCTCCGTCGTCGCGGTCGTGCCGCGCGACAATGTGACGGTGATGGAGAATGGCGACAAGCTACAGGTCGTCGATCCCGCGGCGGTGATCCAGCGCTATGCCTGCAAGGCGTGCGGCACTCACATGTACGGCCGGATCGAGAACACCGGTCATCCCTTCTACGGTCTTGATTTCATCCATCCTGAACTATTCCAGGAAGGTGGATGGGCCGCACCAGGTTTCGCCGCCTTTGTGTCGTCCGTGCTGGAATCCGGCGTCCAGCCGGGCGAGATGGCTGGAATCCGGGCGAGGCTGAAGGAAC includes:
- the gfa gene encoding S-(hydroxymethyl)glutathione synthase, whose product is MTVHIHPSVDSGVKQGSGNFAGGTLVCKCTDRPVKVAIKGDVAHNHACGCTKCWKPSGATFSVVAVVPRDNVTVMENGDKLQVVDPAAVIQRYACKACGTHMYGRIENTGHPFYGLDFIHPELFQEGGWAAPGFAAFVSSVLESGVQPGEMAGIRARLKELGLEPYDCLSPPLMDAISSHVAKSKAKAA